The following proteins are encoded in a genomic region of Gimesia algae:
- a CDS encoding acetylxylan esterase, which yields MPWRPFYCSSFSPLILLCLPALLTAESRVPEELRPWLASQKWVRDTDGPVIELGKTGTFDDTHLFAPCVSFEEGRYSLWYCGSQNSVKNRVFQMGLATSGDGIRFQKAANNPVFNFGDFQRSILTPTLLRSPEGQTLRETGQLRMWFSSADFQDSTGLHELYETASPDGIHWKKPGAAELKHVYAPTILKTGRTYQMWFTDVSSEPWSFKHASSLDGKRWRVSPDPVLEVDQNWESGRLFYPTVLKIDDVYLMWYGSYWSARKNTTALGFAVSIDGLKWYKHPDNPVLKPDPQRAWESHYVTSQSVMKLPGNHFRIWYASRKQPPFVNKYFAINTAAWNAKPLKKTDQPVPIPEDFAIWKSKTCQKLRNQLGIPQNKGALHSEKRGEFELGNIVIEKWIFTSEPGSRIPAVIYRPKKINQRAPAIVLTYGHGGSKSQWQYNYAAQAYAKAGLICLAIDPIGEEERHIHGKLGTRAHDPKAIHERAWNAGRPIMGKLVFDTMRGIDFLEERDDVDHSKIGVAGNSLGGAVASWMAALEPRLKMAIVSGWAYDNVTLRSKYCTKIPNQMLRESCTWPEFLSLAAPNCALLVMNGDADWIIDSDDDGTAWRGTKSAVQAASQIYQAQNASGKVKTWFEPGGRTPALYYTSSRPALDSSAVRNPSSDRAGNQGSAYHKFRDLGGCQPDSI from the coding sequence GTGCCCTGGCGCCCCTTTTATTGCTCCAGCTTCTCTCCATTGATCTTACTGTGCCTGCCTGCTCTCCTTACCGCTGAATCGCGTGTTCCCGAGGAACTGCGCCCCTGGCTGGCATCTCAGAAATGGGTGCGTGATACAGATGGCCCTGTCATTGAGCTTGGAAAAACAGGTACTTTTGACGACACACATCTGTTTGCACCCTGTGTCAGCTTTGAAGAGGGCCGCTATTCACTCTGGTACTGCGGCTCCCAGAATTCGGTCAAAAACCGCGTGTTTCAAATGGGACTGGCAACCAGCGGCGATGGCATCCGGTTCCAGAAAGCAGCTAATAATCCCGTATTTAACTTTGGAGACTTCCAACGTTCGATTCTGACTCCCACTCTATTGCGATCTCCGGAAGGACAGACATTACGGGAAACCGGGCAGCTGCGAATGTGGTTTTCCTCTGCGGATTTTCAGGACTCAACCGGCCTGCATGAACTTTATGAGACAGCCAGCCCCGACGGAATTCATTGGAAAAAACCTGGCGCTGCTGAGTTGAAACATGTCTATGCCCCGACCATCCTTAAAACCGGTCGCACTTACCAGATGTGGTTTACCGATGTTTCCTCCGAGCCTTGGAGTTTCAAACACGCTTCCAGCCTGGATGGAAAACGCTGGCGGGTTTCACCAGACCCGGTGTTGGAAGTCGATCAGAACTGGGAATCGGGGCGTCTGTTTTATCCGACGGTGTTGAAAATAGATGATGTCTACCTGATGTGGTATGGCAGCTACTGGTCTGCGCGAAAAAACACGACTGCTCTGGGGTTTGCCGTGAGCATTGATGGTCTGAAGTGGTACAAACATCCGGATAATCCGGTTTTGAAGCCTGACCCGCAACGCGCCTGGGAATCGCATTATGTCACCAGTCAGTCAGTCATGAAACTTCCCGGCAATCACTTTCGGATCTGGTACGCCAGTCGTAAACAGCCCCCTTTTGTGAATAAATATTTTGCGATCAATACAGCCGCGTGGAATGCGAAGCCTTTGAAAAAGACGGATCAACCAGTGCCGATTCCTGAAGATTTTGCGATCTGGAAGTCAAAAACCTGCCAGAAATTGCGAAACCAGCTGGGAATTCCACAGAATAAAGGGGCCTTGCACAGCGAGAAGCGGGGGGAATTTGAACTCGGGAATATCGTGATCGAAAAATGGATCTTTACCAGCGAGCCCGGTTCCCGGATTCCTGCCGTCATTTATCGCCCCAAAAAAATTAATCAACGGGCACCAGCGATTGTGCTCACCTATGGTCACGGCGGCAGTAAAAGCCAGTGGCAGTACAATTACGCGGCGCAAGCGTACGCTAAAGCAGGGCTCATCTGCCTGGCCATTGATCCAATCGGCGAGGAAGAACGCCACATTCATGGCAAACTGGGAACGCGGGCACATGATCCGAAAGCGATACACGAGCGCGCCTGGAATGCGGGTCGACCAATTATGGGTAAACTGGTGTTTGACACGATGCGAGGCATTGATTTCCTTGAGGAGCGAGACGATGTCGATCATTCGAAGATCGGCGTCGCAGGGAATTCATTGGGCGGGGCTGTTGCCAGCTGGATGGCGGCACTGGAACCTCGCCTGAAAATGGCAATCGTCTCAGGCTGGGCCTATGATAATGTAACTCTGCGAAGTAAATATTGCACGAAAATCCCCAATCAAATGCTGCGTGAATCCTGTACCTGGCCCGAATTCCTCTCACTGGCTGCTCCAAACTGTGCCCTTCTGGTCATGAATGGTGATGCTGACTGGATTATCGATTCTGACGATGATGGCACTGCCTGGCGGGGAACCAAGTCCGCAGTCCAGGCAGCGTCACAGATATACCAGGCGCAAAATGCGAGTGGAAAAGTCAAAACCTGGTTTGAACCGGGGGGGAGGACACCGGCCTTATATTATACATCCAGCCGCCCTGCTCTGGATTCATCAGCAGTTAGGAACCCCAGCTCTGACAGAGCAGGAAATCAGGGATCAGCCTACCATAAATTCCGGGATCTGGGGGGATGCCAACCAGATTCCATTTGA